One window from the genome of Phycisphaerales bacterium encodes:
- a CDS encoding efflux RND transporter periplasmic adaptor subunit: MRLNAAAAVAVLGALFLISDRALGQAPPATVRIDQARSEPLETWRESTGEIRASRRSVLAAEEEGLVAEVLVREGDRVEAGQVIARIDDQRATLELRRAEAFLESVKAVEAEREALVDNARRDLERVQQTFDRGGGNEREIDQARTDLRAAEARLAASRADVVLNGVLVDLAKTRVEDMIVRAPFSGRIVRRNAEAGQWLGAGDPVAELVSLETVEAWIDVPERLIGRLTQDDGRVRVRVTATGDEVEAERYTIVPDADTRSRLFPVRVVLANEQERFRPGMSVIGLTPTGVTEATLTVHKDAMLRDDAGEYVYFAVPGQGGGFAAAPARVTRLFASGERVAIRANAMPPGAMVVIEGNERMFPMQPLNILNMPADQQPAQGAGSGGRG; encoded by the coding sequence ATGCGACTGAATGCGGCCGCTGCGGTGGCGGTGCTGGGGGCCTTGTTTCTCATCTCGGATCGGGCCCTCGGGCAAGCCCCGCCGGCGACCGTGCGCATCGACCAGGCGCGAAGCGAACCGCTCGAGACCTGGCGTGAGTCGACCGGAGAGATCCGTGCGTCACGGCGCAGCGTGCTGGCGGCCGAGGAGGAGGGCCTGGTCGCCGAGGTGCTCGTGCGTGAGGGCGATCGGGTCGAGGCAGGGCAGGTCATCGCGCGGATCGATGACCAGCGTGCCACGCTCGAACTGCGAAGAGCCGAAGCGTTCCTCGAGAGCGTGAAGGCGGTCGAGGCCGAGCGCGAGGCGCTCGTCGACAATGCACGTCGGGATCTGGAACGCGTCCAGCAGACGTTCGACCGTGGCGGCGGCAACGAGCGCGAGATCGACCAGGCACGCACCGATTTGCGCGCGGCCGAGGCGCGTCTGGCGGCGTCCCGCGCCGATGTGGTGCTCAACGGCGTGCTCGTCGACCTGGCCAAGACGCGGGTCGAGGACATGATCGTGCGGGCGCCCTTCAGCGGCCGCATCGTCCGCCGCAACGCCGAGGCCGGCCAGTGGCTGGGCGCAGGCGATCCGGTTGCCGAACTCGTATCGCTCGAGACCGTGGAGGCGTGGATCGACGTGCCCGAGCGGTTGATCGGACGGCTGACGCAGGACGATGGCCGCGTGCGGGTCCGCGTTACCGCAACTGGCGACGAGGTCGAGGCCGAGCGGTACACGATCGTGCCCGACGCCGACACGCGCAGCCGCCTGTTCCCCGTCCGCGTCGTGCTAGCCAACGAGCAAGAGCGATTCCGGCCGGGCATGAGCGTCATCGGGCTGACGCCTACTGGCGTGACCGAAGCGACGCTGACGGTGCACAAGGACGCCATGCTGCGAGACGACGCGGGCGAGTACGTGTACTTCGCCGTGCCGGGCCAGGGCGGCGGGTTCGCCGCGGCTCCGGCCCGGGTAACGCGGCTGTTCGCTTCTGGCGAGCGCGTCGCCATTCGCGCGAATGCCATGCCGCCGGGCGCGATGGTGGTGATCGAGGGGAACGAGCGCATGTTCCCGATGCAGCCGCTGAACATCCTGAACATGCCCGCCGACCAGCAGCCGGCGCAGGGCGCAGGCTCCGGCGGGAGGGGCTGA